From the genome of Glycine max cultivar Williams 82 chromosome 2, Glycine_max_v4.0, whole genome shotgun sequence, one region includes:
- the LOC102660255 gene encoding uncharacterized protein, which produces MQNSNSLVRRSASSSEKPNPRKIMPMLDQFQPFIHDFIHNIVDAKTDGNCGYRLVVGLLGMGEDSWSLVCTHLLKELGKFSNEYMKLFGGKERFEELRISLLVDGLTKVTKDKWMDITDVRYVIASMYNVILVSLSQQQSMTFFPLRSQPLPDSSVHRIICIGHVYDNHFVQVYLKDCCRLPLVALL; this is translated from the exons ATGCAAAATAGTAATTCGCTAGTGAGGCGTAGTGCATCATCTTctgagaagcccaatccaagaaagatCATGcctatgttggatcaatttcagccATTTATCCACGACTTCATTCATAACATTGTTGATGCCAAAACTGATGgaaactgtggatatcggttgGTTGTcggtttattaggtatgggtgaagactCATGGTCGTTGGTCTGCACCCATCTACTTAAAGAACTTGGAAAATTCTCAAATGAGTATATGAAGCTCTTTGGTGGCAAggagagatttgaggaattaaggatctcactacttgttgatgggttaaccaag gTGACTAAGGATAAATGGATGGATATAACCGACGTGagatatgtcattgcatcaatgtataatgtaatccttgtatccttgtctcaacaacaaagcatgacgttctttcctcttagaagtcaaccgctGCCAGATTCTTCAGTGCATCGCATAATTTGTATCGGtcatgtgtatgacaatcattttgttcag gtttatttaaaagaCTGTTGTCGTTTACCGCTTGTAGCATTATTATGA